The Barnesiella intestinihominis YIT 11860 genome includes a window with the following:
- a CDS encoding 2-C-methyl-D-erythritol 4-phosphate cytidylyltransferase, with protein MKRYAIIVAGGKGTRMGNDIPKQFIEIAGKPILAHTIENFYRFDPNIDLIIVLPQNQQEYWKRLCSIHRITIPHLVVKGGETRFHSVLNGLSLIPDEGIVAIHDGVRPLTAHRVIENCFHVAEEKGGAIPVLPLTDSLRQIFPDKSSKAVNRTAFVAVQTPQTFRVEEIKKAYKLPYNDTFTDDASVYEAAGYIPELVEGNRENLKITLPVDLAIAEIGLKE; from the coding sequence ATGAAACGATATGCGATCATAGTAGCCGGAGGAAAAGGAACTCGTATGGGAAACGACATTCCCAAACAATTCATCGAAATAGCCGGCAAACCGATATTAGCCCATACGATAGAAAATTTCTACCGATTCGATCCGAATATCGATTTAATAATCGTACTTCCTCAAAACCAACAAGAATATTGGAAACGGCTATGCTCGATTCACCGAATCACAATTCCCCATCTCGTTGTCAAAGGGGGAGAAACACGTTTTCATTCGGTTCTTAACGGACTATCTCTTATCCCGGACGAAGGGATTGTCGCTATCCACGACGGGGTACGCCCGCTCACGGCTCATCGCGTAATAGAAAATTGTTTTCATGTCGCAGAAGAAAAAGGCGGAGCCATACCCGTTCTTCCTCTAACCGATTCATTAAGACAAATATTTCCCGACAAATCCAGCAAGGCCGTCAACCGCACGGCATTCGTGGCGGTACAAACTCCGCAGACATTCCGGGTCGAAGAAATAAAAAAGGCATACAAGCTCCCTTATAACGACACTTTCACCGACGATGCCTCGGTGTACGAGGCTGCCGGATACATTCCCGAATTGGTCGAAGGGAATCGGGAAAACTTGAAAATAACTCTGCCGGTCGACTTGGCAATCGCCGAAATAGGATTGAAGGAATGA